One stretch of Zingiber officinale cultivar Zhangliang chromosome 6B, Zo_v1.1, whole genome shotgun sequence DNA includes these proteins:
- the LOC121989859 gene encoding heat stress transcription factor B-1-like yields MTKKGSGGGGPPPFLVKTHRLVEDEATDEVISWGAKGASFVVWKPAEFASEFLPVHFKHNNFSSFVRQLNTYGFRKVVPDKWEFANVNFRRGEQGLLCHIRRRKAKDHKTTAHLPPSLSTSAEVHSSSSASSHPPPDHPGHLLELTSQNEKLRSDNQALSSELAEAKHQCRHLLGFLSGFVDLSQVDISALIQGNTTATEDHRSREAAGEEGLKLFGAFLERGRCEEGVDIGRDEIVVGQRPTKMGFGLPWMAASSTVQHGGGDVCN; encoded by the exons ATGACGAAGAAGGGGAGCGGCGGCGGGGGACCGCCGCCGTTCTTGGTGAAGACGCACCGGCTGGTGGAGGACGAGGCGACGGACGAGGTGATATCGTGGGGAGCGAAGGGGGCGTCGTTCGTGGTGTGGAAGCCGGCGGAGTTCGCCAGCGAGTTCTTGCCCGTCCACTTCAAGCACAACAACTTCTCCAGCTTCGTCCGACAGCTCAACACATAC GGCTTCCGGAAGGTGGTGCCGGATAAGTGGGAGTTCGCAAATGTCAACTTCCGGCGAGGAGAGCAAGGACTCCTCTGCCACATCCGCCGGCGGAAGGCCAAAGATCACAAAACCACCGCCCACCTTCCTCCTTCCTTGTCTACCTCCGCCGAAGTCCACAGCTCCTCCTCTGCCTCCTCACACCCCCCACCTGATCATCCCGGCCACCTTCTGGAGCTCACCAGCCAGAACGAGAAGCTAAGGAGCGACAACCAGGCACTCAGCTCCGAGCTCGCCGAGGCCAAGCACCAGTGCCGACACTTGCTGGGCTTCCTCTCCGGCTTCGTCGATTTGAGCCAGGTCGATATCAGTGCTCTAATCCAGGGAAATACTACCGCAACAGAGGATCATAGGAGCAGAGAAGCAGCAGGGGAAGAAGGGCTCAAGCTTTTCGGGGCGTTCCTGGAGAGAGGAAGGTGTGAGGAGGGAGTTGATATTGGGCGTGATGAGATTGTTGTCGGCCAGCGGCCCACGAAGATGGGCTTTGGCTTGCCGTGGATGGCGGCGTCGAGCACGGTTCAACATGGCGGCGGCGACGTCTGCAACTGA